GGCCGGGGTCGAGGAGGCTGGGCTGGGCGGTGATCAGGAAGGGGTTACGGGGGGCACGGCCGCCGGAGGCCAGTTGCAGGGCGGCGTCGATGTCGCGGGAGCGCGGGCCGATCTGGACGGTGCCGGCCCGGCGGGCCTCCTCCGCGGTCCAGGGGACCGGGCCGTCCAGCGCGTAGTCGACCTTGAAGACGGAGGCTCCGTACCGGTAGCCGTCGTAGGCCCGGCCCAGCCGGGCGATCCGCGCCAGTGCGGTCGGCGAGGTGTCGAAGACGTACGCGCGGGCCGGGGGCAGGTCGTCGAGGCGCTTGACCTCGAAGTCGGTGTGCACCGCGCCCCCGAGGTCGCGCAGGTAAGCGGCGAGGGCGTCGGAGATGGACTGCGAGCCGCCGCGCGGCATCGGCCAGCCGCCGGCGTGCGCGGCCAGCGCGAAGACCAGGCCGACGGCGCCGGTCCCGATCCCGTTCAGCGGTGCGATCACGTGCGCCACGAGACCGGCGAACAGCGCGCGGGCCCGGTCGTCGCGGAAGCGGCGCATCAGCCAGGTGGCGGGCGGCAGCCCGGAGAACCCGAAGCGGGCCAGGGTGAGCGGGTCCCGGGGCAGCGCGGTCGAGGGCAGGGACATGAAGTCCCTGGACAGGGTGTCCCACTTGCCGAGGAACGGCGCTACCAGGCGGCGGTAGGCGCCCGCGTCCCGCGGCCCGAAGGACGCGGCCGTCTGGGCGACCGAGCGGGCCAGCACCGCGGCCGTGCCGTCGTCGAACGGGTGCGCCATGGGCAGCGGGGCGTGCAGCCACTCCAGCCCGTACCGCCCCAGCGGCATCGTCGCGAACACCGGCGAGCCGACGCCGAGCGGGTGCACCGCCGAGCAGGGGTCGTGCCGGAAGCCGGGGAGGGTGAGTTCCTCGGTGCGGGCCCCGCCGCCGATGCCGGCGGCGGCTTCGAAGACGGCCACGGACAGCCCGCGCCGGGCCAGTTCGACGGCGGCGGTCAGCCCGTTGGGGCCCGCCCCCACCACGACCGCATCGAGAATCGAGGGCACCTTACGACTCCTTCGTCCGGCGGCGGCACCGCATGTGAGACGGCGGTGCGTCCAGGCGGCACTGTATTGAAGACATGGAGCGGCCGGCCGTCATTCGCCGCGCAGCAGCTCGCGGATCCGCACCACCGTGGCCTCGTCGCGGCCCACGGCGAAGGGCAGCGCGTTGTCCCTGTCCACCCGGAAGGGCACCCCGGCGACGGTGCTCTGCTCGCCTCCCGCCTCGGCGACCAGCAGCAGTCCGGCCGCGTGGTCCCACGCCGAGGGCCAGCTGAAGGCCAGGCCGTCCATCTCGCCGCGGGCCACCTTGAGGTACTCCAGGCCGGCCGATCCGCAGGGGCGGGCCGCGACCCCGGGCACATCGAGCCGGGCCAGGGTGCGCTTGTCCTCGTCGGAGGTGTACAGCGGGTGGGCCATGGCGACGCGCAGCACGGCACCGGGCTCCGGGGAACCGCTGTGGATGCGCGCGCCGTTGACGTGGGCGCCCTCACCGCGCACGGCGGTCGCCAGCTCGTCCAGCGCCGGGGCGTACGTCCAGGAGGCGAGGATCTCTCCGCGGTGGGCCAGCGCGACCAGGGTGCAGAAGCCGGGGTCACCGCTGACGAACTGCCGGGTGCCGTCCACCGGGTCCACGATCCACACGGGCGCGTCGGCGCGCAGCGCCGCGTACACCGTGGGGTCGGCGTGCACGGCCTCCTCGCCGACGACGGCGGAGCCGGGCAGCAGCCGGGTCAGCGAGGCCGTCAGGTGCTCCTCGGCCTTGCGGTCGGCGACGGTGACCAGGTCGTGCGGGCCGCTCTTCTCGTCGACCTCGTGCTCGGCGAGCTGGCGGAACCTCGGCATGACCTCGACCGCGACCGCCTTGCGGACGGCCTCCTCGACGGCCGACAGGTCAAGGGCCGGAAATTCTGTGATCATGCCTCCATCACACCACGTCCGACTGACAAACCCCACCCGCTGTCCCGACGGACCCGAGGACTGCCGGTGGACGGCAGGTGTCCGTGTCCGGGCCGCGCTCAGCCGAGGTGCTGCCACAGGAAGGTGTGGGCGAGGGCCTGGTTGAAGGCGGCCTGCCCGTTGTCGGTGGCGCCGCCGTGGCCTCCGCCGGTGTTCTCGTAGAAGTGGACCCGGTGGCCGAGTTCGCGCAGGCGCGCGGCCGTCTTGCGGGCGTGGGCGGGGTGGACGCGGTCGTCGCGGGTGGAGGTCATCAGGAGCAGCGGCGGGTACGGGCGGCCGGCGGCCAGCTGGTGGTAGGGGGAGATCGCCCGCAGGTGGGGGCGGTCGGCTTCGTCGTCCGGGTCGCCGTACTCGCCGGTCCAGGAGGCGCCCGCCAGGAGCTTGTGGAAGCGGAGCATGTCCAGCAGGGGGACCTTGGCGACGATCGCGCCGAACAACTGGGGGTAGCGGGTGAGCATGGCGCCCATGAGGAGGCCGCCGTTGCTGGCGCCGAGGGCCCCGAGCCGCCCGGGGGTGGTGATGCCGCGCTCGACGAGGTCGCGGGCGACGGCGGCGAAGTCCTCGAAGGCGCGGGGCCGGCCGGCGCCGAGGGCGGCCTGGTGCCAGGCCGGTCCGTACTCGCCACCACCGCGGATGTTGGCCACGGCGTAGGTGCCGCCGCGGGCCAGCCAGGCCCGGCCGGTGACCGGGCTGTAGCGGGGTGTCTGCAGGTCCCGGAAGCCTCCGTACCCGTACAGCAGCACCGGCCGGGGGCCGCACGCGCCGTCGGGGCCGACGACGAAGTACGGCACCCGGGTGCCGTCCGCCGAGGTGGCGAAGTACTGCCGCGCCGCCATTCCCGTGGCGTCGAAGTGGGCCGGGGCCTGCTTGAGGGTCTCGGTGGCGCCGCCGATCTCGCCCCGGTAGAGGGTGGACGGCCGCAGGAAGGAGTCGACGTCGAGGAAGTACTCGTCGGACACGTACGGGTCCGTGTCGGTGATGCCCGCGGACGACAGCGGCGCCACGTCCGCCAGCGGCCGCCGCGCCCACTCCCCGCCGGGGCCGGGGGTGAGGACCTCGATGCGGGTCGCGACGTCGGACAAGGTCTCCAGGATGAGGTGGTGGCGGGTCCAGCTGTGCCCGGCCAGGGCGGTGCGCCCGTCGGGGGCGAACAGTACGGAGGCGGTGCGGTCACCGGCGAGGTACGCCTCGAAGTCGAAGGCGAGGAGGGAACCGGCCGGATGCCCCAGCCACGGGGACTTCGGGGTGACGATGAGCCACCGCTTCCAGGCGTACTTGCCCGCGTCGTCCGGTACGTCCAGGCGTACCGGCGTGTCGTCGGCGGCCAGGAGGAACAGCTCGTGGTGCCAGAAGTCCCGGGCCCTGGAGACGAAGTCCCGTTCGAAGCCCGGCGTGGGGTCCCGCCAGCCCGTGGCCGCGATGTCCGCCGCCTCCGCCTCGAAGACGGGCTGCGCCTGAGCGAGGGCCGTGCCGCGGCGCCACCGGCGTACGGTGCGGGGGTAGCCGGCGTCGGTGAGGGAGCCCGGGCCGGTGTCGGTGCCCACGTACACGTGGTCGGCGTCGATCCAGCCGATCCGGGTCTTCGCCTCCCCCACCTCGAACCCGTCCGGGACGAACGCCTTCGTGCCGAGGTCGAACTCCCGGACCACGACGGCGTCCGCGCCCTCCCGGGACAGGGTCACCAGCGCCCGCCGGTGGTCCGGGTAGCGCACCTGCGCCCCGTCCCACACCCACTCCACGCCCTCGTCGGCCCCCAGTGCGTCGACGTCCAGGAGCAGCTCCCATTCGGGCGCGTCCTTGCGGTACTGCTCCAGTGTCGTACGCCGCCACAGGCCCTTCGGGTGCTCCGCGTCGCACCAGAAGTCGTAGAGGAACGGGCCCCGGCGGACGGTGTAGGGGATCCGGTCGCCCGCGTCGAGGGCCTCCCGCACGTCCCGCCGCAGCGCTTCGAAGCCGGGTCCGCGGGTCAGCGCGGCGAGCGTCTCCGCGTTCCGCTCGGCCACCCAGGCGAGCGCGTCCGCGCCCTCCACGTCCTCGAGCCACAGGTACGAGTCTTCATCCGTCACGACGGGCGATTCTCCCCGATCTGCGGCAGCCGCGGGCGTGACCGGGCCTCAGGTCCGTGCCCGGCCGGCCTCCCGCGGGGTGTCGGGGGCGGAGAGGACCAGTTCCCGGCCGGGGCCGAGCGGGGCGAAGTGGCGGGCCACTTCCTCGTCGCAGACATCGGCGAGGTCGGCGGGCGCCCAGCGGGGGCTGCGGTCCTTGTCGATGACCTGGGCCCGGATGCCCTCGACCAGGTCGGGCGAGGCCAGCGCGGCGCAGGAGACGCGGTACTCCTGCTCCAGCACCCGCTCCAGCGGTCCGAGGTGCCGGGCCCGGCGCAGTGCGGCCAGGGTGACCTTGAGCGCGGTCGGTGACTTCGCGGCCAGCGTCACCGCGGCCTCCTTCGCCGCGGGCACGCCGCTGCAGAGCAACCGGGCGACGATCTCCTCGACCGTGTCGGCGGCGTAGCAGTCGTCGATCCACTCGCGCTGGGACGCCAGTTCACCGGCGGGCGCCAGGCCGACGTGCGCGGCGACGGCGTCGGGTACGGGTTCCCGCGCGAGGTCCGCCACCAGCGCACCGAGCCGCTCGGACGGTACGAAGTGGTCGGCGAGGCCGCACAGCACGGCGTCGGCGGCGCCGACGGACGCGCCCGTCAGGGCGAGGTGCGTGCCGAGTTCACCGGGCGCCAGCGAGAGGAGGTAGGTGCCGCCGACGTCGGGGACGAAGCCGATGCCGGTCTCGGGCATCGCGACGCGGGAGCGCTCGGTGACGATCCGCACGTCGCCGTGGGCGGATATCCCGACACCGCCGCCCATCACGATGCCGTCCATGAGGGCGACGTAGGGCTTGGGATAGCGGGCGATCAGCGCGTTGAGCCGGTACTCGTCCCGCCAGAAGTCCGCCGAGGCCCTGCCGCCCGTTCTGGCGTCCTCGTGGATCGCCCGGATGTCCCCGCCCGCGCACAGGCCGCGCTCTCCCGCCCCGGAGACCACCACGGTGTCGACGGCGGGGTCGTCGCGCCACGCGGTCAGGGCCTGCGCGATCCGCAGCACCATGGGGTGGCTGAGGGCGTTGAGGGCCTTCGGACGGTTGAGGACCAACCGGCCGGAGCGGCCCTCGACGTGGACGAGGACGTCTGCTTCTGCGGTCACCGCAGGCTCTCCATGGGGCTGCGGGCGACGATGACGCGCATGATCTCGTGGGTCCCTTCCAGGATCTGGTGCACACGGAGCTCGCGGACGGTCTCCTCGGTGCCATCTTCCCCCACATGGCCGTGGCCGCCGTGGCGGATCCCGGATCCGCGCCTCGTTCGACCCGGTCGGCGACCCGGTACGGGACCACTCCTTATTGCACATATATTGCAGTTGCAGATAAAGGGTCAGAAGGAGTGGCGCAGTGGGCGGACCAGTGGTGCTCGGGATCGAGTCGTCCTGCGACGAGACCGGCGCGGGGATCGTGCGGGACGGGCGGCTGCTCGCGCACGTGGTGGCGTCGAGCATGGACGAGCACGCACGGTTCGGGGGCGTGGTCCCGGAGATCGCCGCGCGGGCGCACCTGCACTCCTTCAATCCCGTCGTACGGCGGGCCCTGGACCAGGCGGGGCTGCGGCTGCACCAGATCGACGCGGTCGCCGTCACCACCGGACCCGGTCTGTCGGGCGCGCTCCAGGTGGGCCTGGCCGGGGCGAAGACCCTCGCCTACGCGGCCGGGGTGCCGTTGTACGGGGTGCACCACCTGGCAGGCCATGTCGCCGCGGACACCCTGGAGCACGGGCCACTGCCCGAGCCCTGCGTGGTGCTGATCGTCTCCGGCGGCCACACCTCGCTGCTGCTCGTACGGGATCTGGTGCGCGAGCCGATCCTGCACCTCGGGGACACCCGGGACGACGCTGCGGGCGAGTGCTTCGACAAGGTGGCGAGGATCCTGGGGCTGCCGTATCCGGGCGGCCCGGCGATCGACCGGGCCGCGCGGGACGGCGACCCGAAGGCGGTGGTCCTCCCGCGCCCGCTGACCCGGCCCGGGGACGATCCGTACGCCTTCTCCTTCTCCGGGCTCAAGACGGCGGCGGCCCGCTGGGTCGAGCAGCACCGTCTGCGCGGCGAGGAGCCGTCCGTGGCCGACGGGGCCGCCGCGCTGCAGGAGGCCGTGGCCGACGTGCTGACCCGCAAGGCGCTGGCCGCCTGCCGCGCCCACGACGTGCAGACGCTGGTCGTGGTCGGCGGTGTCGCCGCGAACTCGCGCGTGCGCGCCCTGGCCGAACGGCGGTGCGCCGCGGCGGGGATCGAACTGCGCGTGCCGCCGATGACGCTGTGCACGGACAACGGGGCCATGATCGCGGCGGTGGGCGCCCTGCTCGTCCGCTCCGGCGCCGCACCCGCTCCGCTGGACGTGACCATCGACCCGTCCGCGCCGCTGGAGTACGCCTCCCTGACCCCGCTGCCCGTCGGTCAGCGGCCCAGCGCCGGGATGACCTGCTGACCGTAGGCGTCGATCGTGGCCTCCCGCGCGTCGTGCATGGCGTAGACGGCGAACTGGTCGACGCCCAGGTCGCGCAGTGCCCGCAGTTTCTCGATGTGGGCCTCCACCGGGCCGAGCAGGCAGAAGCGGTCCACGATCTCGTCGGGGACGAAGTCGGCCGACGGGTTCCCGGCGCGGCCGTGGTGGCTGTAGTCGTAGCCCTCACGGGACTTGATGTACTCGGTGAGGGCGTCCGGGACCATCGAGGAGTGTTCGCCGTAGCGGCCGACGAGGTCAGCGACGTGGTTGCCGACCATGCCTCCGAACCAGCGGCACTGGTCGCGGGCGTGGGCCGGGTCGTCGCCCACGTACGCGGGGGCCGCCACGCAGATGGTGATCTCGTCGGGGTCGCGGCCGGCCGCCGTGGCGGCCTCGCGGACCGCCTTGACCATCCACTCGGTGAGGTAGAGGTCCGCGAGCTGGAGGATGAACCCGTCGGCCTTCTCGCCCGCGAGGGCCAGGGCCTTCGGCCCGTACGCGGCCATCCAGACGGGGAGTTTGCCGTCGCGGATCCAGGGGATCCGGATCGGGCTGCCGTCCACGACGGCTTCCCGGCCCTCGGCGAGGTCGCGGATCACGTCCATGGCCTCGCCGAGGCGGGCCAGGGTGTTGGGTTTGCGTCCCGCGACCCGCATCGCCGAGTCGCCCCGGCCGATGCCGCAGACGGTGCGGTTGCCGTACATGTCGTTGAGGGTGGCGAAGGTGGAGGCGGTCACCTCCCAGGTGCGGGTACCCGGGTTGGTGACCATCGGGCCGATGTGCAGCTTCTGGGTATGGGCCAGGATCTGGCTGTAGATGACGAAGGGTTCCTGCCACAGGACGGCCGAGTCGAAGGTCCAGCCGTAGCGGAAGCCGTTGCGTTCGGCGCGCTTCATGAGGCTGACGACCTGGGAGGCCGGCGGGTCGGTTTGCAGGACGAGGCCGAAGTCCATCACGGCTCCTTACAGGTACTGGCAGGTCGAGCGGTGGACGAAGGCCCCGTGTCCGGGCCGGCCGGTGTACTCGCGCCGGTCGATGACGAGTTCGCCGCGCGAGAGGACCGTGTCGACGCGTCCGGTGATCCGCCTGCCCTCGTACGCCGAGTAGTCCACGTTCATGTGGTGCGTCTCGGCGGAGATGACCTGCTCGGCGTGCGGATCGTAGAGGACGATGTCGGCGTCGGAACCCGGCGCGATGGTGCCCTTCTGCGGGTAGAGGCCGAACATGCGGGCCGGGGTCGCGCAGGCGATCTCGATCCAGCGGCGGCGGGTGATGTGCCCGTCCAGTACGGCCTGGTGGAGGAGGTCCATACGGTTCTCCACGCCCGGCAGCCCGTTGGGGATCTTCGAGAAGTCCCCGCGTCCCAGCTCCTTCTGGCCGCGGAAGCAGAACGGGCAGTGGTCGGTGGAGACCACCTGGAGGTCGTTCGTCCGCAGGCCCCGCCACAGCGCCGCCTGGTGCTCGCGCGGCCTCAGCGGGGTGGAGCAGACGTACTTGGCGCCCTGGAAGTCGGGCTCCGCGAGGTTGTCGGTGGACAGGAACAGGTACTGCGGGCAGGTCTCCCCGAAGACCGGCAGGCCCTTGTCGCGGGCCGCGGCGAGCTCCGCGACCGCCTCCTCGGCCGAGACGTGGACGACGTACAGCGGGGAGCCGGCCACCCGGGCCAGCTGGATGGCCCGGTGCGTGGCCTCCGCTTCGAGGAGCACCTTGCGGACCTCGCCGTGGTGGCGCGGGTCGGTCTCGCCGCGCGCCAGGGCCTGTTCGACGAGGACGTCGATCGCGATGCCGTTCTCGGCGTGCATCATGATCAGACCGCCGTTGCCCGACGCCCGCTGCATCGCGCGCAGGATCTGCCCGTCGTCGCTGTAGAAGACGCCCGGGTAGGCCATGAACAGCTTGAAGGACGTGACGCCTTCGCCGATGAGGTGGTCCATCTCCTTGAGGGTGCCCTCGTTGACGTCGGAGAGGATCATGTGGAAGGCGTAGTCGATCGAACAGCGGCCGTCGGCCTTGTCGTACCAGGTGTCGAGTCCGGCGCGCAGGGAGCGGCCCACGCTCTGCACGGCGAAGTCGACGATGGTGGTGGTGCCGCCCCAGGCGGCCGCCCGGGTGCCCGTCTCGAAGGTGTCCGAGGCGGCGGTGCCGCCGAAGGGCAGCTCCATGTGGGTGTGGGCGTCGACCCCGCCGGGGATGACGTACTTCCCGCTCGCGTCGAGCGTGCGGTCCGCCGTCCAGCCGTCGGCGACCTGCGACCCGTGGGCCGCGAGGGCGACGACCCGGCCGTTCTCGATCAGGATGTCGGCGTGCAGTTCGTCGGCGGCCGTGACGACGAGTCCGCCGCTGATCAGGGTGCGGGTGCTCATGTACGTTCCCTCGCTGCTAGTTCAGACTCCGCAGGGCCTGTTCGAGGATCTCGGCGCCCTCTTCCGCCTCCGCGACGGTGAGGGAGAGCGGCGGCGCGATGCGCAGCACGCTGGTGTTGTACCCGCCGCCCTTGCCGAGGAGCAGCCCTCCGGCACGCGCGGCCTCCAGTACGGCGGCGGCGGCTTCGGGGTCGGCCGTGTCGGTGCCGGGCTTCGTCAGCTCCAGGCCGGCCATCAGGCCCCGGCCCCGCACCTCCCGTACCGCGGGCACGGTTGCGGCGATGGCCCGCAACCGCTCCAGGAGCAGGCCGCCGACGCGGCGGGCGTTGCCCTGGAGGTCGTGCTCCAACAGGTAGGCGAGGTTCGCGACGCCGGCCGCCATGGTGACCGGGGAGCCGCCGAAGGTGGAGATGGAGTTCGAGTCGATGCAGTTCATCACCTCGGGGCGGGCCACGACCCCGCCGATGGACATGCCGTTGCCGATGCCCTTGGCGAAGGTGAGGATGTCCGGCGGGCCGTTCTGGGCGTGGGCCTGCCAGCCCCAGAAGTGCTCGCCGGTGCGCCCCCAGCCGGTCTGCACCTCGTCGCTGATCCACAGGATGCCGTGCCGGTCGAGGACCTCGCGGAACCGGCCGTAGAGGCCGTCGGGCGGGGAGGTGAACCCGCCGACGCCCTGGAACGGTTCGGCGATGAGCGCGGCCACTCCCCCGCGGGTCTGGCCCAGTACGTCTTCCAGGTCTGCGACGGCCGCGGCGGTGAACTCGGCGTCACCGAGGTGGGCGAAGGGGCCCCGGGTGCGGACCGCGCCGTGGACGTAGAACGTCTGGAGCGGCGAGAGGCTCGTCGGGGACCAGCCGCGGTTGCCGGTGATGGAGACCGTGGAGAACGACCGGCCGTGGTAGCTGTTGCGCATCGCCAGGATCTGGTTGGAGCGGCGGTACGTCGTCGCGAGCAGCAGGGCGGTGTCGTTGGCCTCGGTGCCGGAGGTGGTGAAGAAGACCCGGGCGTCGGGGATGCCGGAGAGGGCGGCGACCCGTTCGGCCAGCTCCACCATCGGGCGGTTCAGGTACAAGGTGGAGGAGTGGATGATCCGCCCGGCCTGTTCGGAGACGGCCTTGGTGACCTCCGGCAGGGCGTGGGCGGTCATCGTGGTGAGGATGCCGCCGAAGAAGTCGAGGTAGCGGTTGCCTTCGGCGTCCCAGACGTGGCGGCCCTCGCCGTGGGTGAGTTCGATGGGGCGCTCGTAGTAGAGGGTGAGCCAGTCCGGCAGGACGGCGCGGTGGCGGCTGTGCAGGGGGATCGGGTTGCTCACGGCTGTACGAGTCCTCCGTAGGCGTCGGGGCGGCGGTCGCGGTAGAAGGCCCACTGGTCGCGGACTTCCTTGATCAGATCGAAGTCGAGGTCTCGGACGAGGAGTTCTTCCTCCTTGTCGCTCGCCGCCTCCCCGACGAACTGCCCGCGGGGGTCGACGAAGTAGCTGCTGCCGTAGAAGTCGTTGTCGCCGTACTCCTCTTGGCCGATGCGGTTGATGGCCGCGATGAAGTACTCGTTCGCGACGGCCGCGGCGGGCTGTTCCAGCTGCCAGAGGTAGGCGGACAGACCGCGGTGGGTGGCAGAGGGGTTGTATACCAACTGGGCTCCCGCGAGGCCGAGTTGGCGCCACCCCTCCGGGAAGTGCCGGTCGTAGCAGATGTAGACGCCGACGCGGCCGACCGCGGTGTCGAAGACGGGCCAGCCGAGGTTGCCCGGGCGGAAGTAGTACTTCTCCCAGAAGCCCTTGACCTGCGGGATGTGGTGCTTGCGGTACTTGCCGAGGTAGCTGCCGTCGGCGTCGATGACCGCGGCGGTGTTGTAGTAGAAGCCCTCGGACTCCCGCTCGAAAACCGGTACGACGATCACCATGCCGGTCTCGCGGGCCAGGTCCTGCATCCTGCGGACGGTGGGGCCGTCGGGCACGGGCTCGGCCCACCGGTAGTGCTCGGGCTCCTGGACCTGGCAGAAGTAGGGGGCGTTGAAGACCTCCTGGAAGCCGATGACCTTCGCACCCTGGGCGGCCGCCCGGCGGGCGTGCTCCTCGTGCTTGGCGATCATCGATTCGGTGTCTCCGGTCCAGGTGGCCTGGACGAGTGCGGCGCGGACGACTTGGGCCATGAGGTGCCTCCTCGCGACGGGAACGCCGACTTCTACGCACGTAGACGGTGTCCGTAGGGAGTAGAACGTAGGCCTCGTCACAGCGTGGGGCAAGAGCGCCGTGCACTGTCGGCCCAGTCGATCACGTTACGTCGGCGCGTGATCGTTTGCGATCAGCAGACGGGCGGTTCAGGGCAGGGGGATCCCCGCGACGCGGAGGGCGTGGGACAGGTCGCGGTGTTTGCCCCCGGCGAGTACGGCGGCCGCGCGGAGCAGGCGCGGGGCGAACCACTGCGGGTCCCGGCGGGCCAGGGCGGCGGCCTCCTCGGCGGTGCGCAGCCGGACGAAGGCGGCGAGGAGCACGTCGGCCTCCCGCTCGCGGCCGGCGGCGCCGAGAACGAGGGCGGCCTCGGCGATCTCGGCGGTGGGGCGGCCGGCGCCCTGGCGCAGCAGCGCGTCGCAGTCGGCGTCCCGCCCGGCCTCCCCGAGGGCGGCCGCGGCGGCGGCGAGCCGGTCGGGCGGGAGGGAGGCCGCCTCCCACAGCAGGGTGGCCCAGTCGGCGCCGAGCCCGGCGCGGCCCAGCTCGGCGGCGAACTCCGGGAGCAGGCCGGCGGGCCACGCGGCGGCCTCGCACAGCAGCGCGTGTGCCTCGCCGCCGCGACCCTGCGCCCGCAGCCCGACCAACCGCGCCACGGTCCGCGGCACCTCCACCGCCGCGCCGGCTCCTGGCCGGGGTGCGGGTACGGGTACGGCCGGTCGCGCCCCGGGCCCCCCGCCGTCCGGGGTGGGGGCCGCCGGATCGGCGGTGAACCAGGGCGACACCACCGGCCGCCCTGCGGCAGCCTCCGGCGACACCGCTGCCCCACCGCCGTGCCACACCGCCTCCACCGGCTGACCGGCCGGATGCTCCGGCGGAGCCGTCGGGGCGGCGTGGGCCGAGGGAGGGGCCGCCGGGCCGGCGGCGGGCCCGGCCTGGGGCGGGAGCGTCGGGCGGGGGTCCACGGTTCCCGGCGGGGCGGGCTCCGGAGCCGCCTTGGTGGGGGCGAGGTGGGCG
This Streptomyces sp. NBC_00539 DNA region includes the following protein-coding sequences:
- a CDS encoding nitrilase-related carbon-nitrogen hydrolase, encoding MAQVVRAALVQATWTGDTESMIAKHEEHARRAAAQGAKVIGFQEVFNAPYFCQVQEPEHYRWAEPVPDGPTVRRMQDLARETGMVIVVPVFERESEGFYYNTAAVIDADGSYLGKYRKHHIPQVKGFWEKYYFRPGNLGWPVFDTAVGRVGVYICYDRHFPEGWRQLGLAGAQLVYNPSATHRGLSAYLWQLEQPAAAVANEYFIAAINRIGQEEYGDNDFYGSSYFVDPRGQFVGEAASDKEEELLVRDLDFDLIKEVRDQWAFYRDRRPDAYGGLVQP